In a genomic window of Nocardiopsis mwathae:
- a CDS encoding alkaline phosphatase D family protein, producing the protein MVRKVRKVRMARPHRLPTPDRRSFLAFTGIGTAAFVLGTGVAGHAAPVARPLPDYPFTLGVASGDPTPDGVVLWTRLAPDPLADDGRGGMPARDLPVEYEVATDDRFRDVVRRGTAVATPDLAHSVHPEVRGLEPGRVYFYRFRAGGEIGPVGRTKTAPAPGARVSALNLAMTSCQAWYHGHYTAYRDIAAQDLDLMMFLGDYIYEYAITPANLWRQGAPPLSAAHAAAVLTLEQYRLRYSLTKSDPHLQAAHAAAPWAVTADDHEVENDYAGEHSRYGVAPEDFLRRRAVAYRAWYENQPLGAASLPKGPDMHLYRRLRYGRLAEFSVLDTRQYRDDVPADGGVPGGGHTDPARSILGRPQEKWLYDGLRNSDTTWNVLVQQVVMALIDRDTGPGTAYSMDQWDGFTANRDRLFDVLTEHEVANPLVLTGDIHRHAAIELKADFADPDSATIGTELVTTSVASDGDGADRDRFAPIWLGNEHVKMYNGRRGYVQLHMTPDAVTSDFKVIDRIQADDSGTVSTVARFVTEEGRPGLNPIGGGRP; encoded by the coding sequence ATGGTCCGCAAGGTCCGCAAGGTCCGCATGGCCCGACCCCATCGCCTCCCCACCCCCGACCGGCGCAGCTTCCTCGCATTCACCGGCATCGGCACCGCCGCGTTCGTCCTCGGGACCGGCGTCGCGGGGCACGCCGCACCCGTCGCCCGGCCCCTGCCCGACTACCCCTTCACCCTGGGTGTCGCGTCGGGCGACCCCACCCCCGACGGCGTGGTCCTGTGGACCCGCCTCGCCCCCGACCCCCTCGCCGACGACGGCCGCGGCGGCATGCCCGCCCGGGACCTGCCCGTCGAGTACGAGGTCGCCACCGATGACCGGTTCCGCGACGTCGTCCGGCGCGGCACCGCCGTCGCCACCCCCGACCTCGCGCACTCCGTCCACCCCGAGGTGCGGGGGCTGGAGCCCGGGCGCGTGTACTTCTACCGGTTCCGCGCCGGCGGCGAGATCGGCCCGGTCGGCCGCACCAAGACCGCGCCCGCGCCCGGCGCCCGCGTCTCCGCGCTCAACCTGGCCATGACCTCCTGCCAGGCCTGGTACCACGGGCACTACACCGCCTACCGGGACATCGCCGCCCAGGACCTCGACCTGATGATGTTCCTCGGCGACTACATCTACGAGTACGCGATCACCCCGGCCAACCTGTGGCGACAGGGCGCCCCGCCCCTGAGTGCGGCGCACGCCGCCGCCGTCCTCACCCTGGAGCAGTACCGGCTGCGCTACTCCCTCACCAAGTCCGACCCCCACCTGCAGGCCGCGCACGCCGCCGCGCCGTGGGCGGTGACCGCCGACGACCACGAGGTGGAGAACGACTACGCCGGCGAGCACTCCCGGTACGGGGTCGCCCCGGAGGACTTCCTGCGGCGCCGCGCCGTGGCCTACCGCGCCTGGTACGAGAACCAGCCGCTGGGCGCGGCGTCCCTGCCCAAGGGGCCCGACATGCACCTGTACCGGAGGTTGCGCTACGGGCGGCTCGCCGAGTTCAGCGTGCTCGACACCCGCCAGTACCGCGACGACGTCCCCGCCGACGGCGGCGTGCCCGGGGGCGGCCACACCGACCCGGCGCGCAGCATCCTCGGCCGACCGCAGGAGAAGTGGCTCTACGACGGGCTGCGCAACAGCGACACCACCTGGAACGTGCTGGTCCAGCAGGTGGTGATGGCCCTCATCGACCGCGACACCGGACCGGGCACCGCCTACAGCATGGACCAGTGGGACGGTTTCACCGCCAACCGCGACCGGCTGTTCGACGTACTGACCGAGCACGAGGTCGCCAACCCGCTCGTGCTCACCGGCGACATCCACCGGCACGCCGCCATCGAGCTCAAGGCCGACTTCGCCGACCCGGACTCCGCCACCATCGGCACCGAGCTGGTCACCACGTCGGTGGCCTCCGACGGCGACGGCGCCGACCGCGACCGCTTCGCGCCGATCTGGCTGGGCAACGAGCACGTCAAGATGTACAACGGGCGGCGCGGTTACGTACAGCTGCACATGACGCCCGACGCGGTCACCTCCGACTTCAAGGTGATCGACCGGATCCAGGCCGACGACTCCGGGACGGTGAGCACCGTGGCCCGGTTCGTCACCGAGGAGGGCCGCCCCGGCCTGAACCCGATCGGCGGAGGACGCCCGTGA
- a CDS encoding alkene reductase, with product MDIDTAATGTRSPLLTPAAIAGTELPNRIVMAPMTRLRADTRGVPQPVMADYYAQRAGAGLIVSEGIAPSVRGQLFLNEPGLFTEEQIAGWRRVTDAVHAADGRIFAQIMHAGRNGHPANRLDGGTPEAPSAVATTRPLHTLGGKVDPVTPRAMTTADIRTTIDDHADAARAALRAGFDGVEIHSANGYLAHQFLADNTNVRTDAYGGGPADRARFAIELTEAVADAVGADRVGLRVAPGNPENELVEADPAPVYRALLAAVDPLGLAYLHVTDDPGYPALDDLRPRWSGTLIGNTGEHEETTRESAERLIREDRADLVSFGRPFISNPDLPARIADGVPWAPIREKNFHYTSGPRGYVDYPAAPRKAVAG from the coding sequence ATGGACATCGACACCGCCGCCACCGGCACCCGCAGCCCCCTGCTGACCCCCGCCGCCATCGCCGGGACCGAACTGCCCAACCGCATCGTCATGGCGCCCATGACGCGGCTCCGCGCCGACACCCGCGGTGTTCCACAGCCGGTCATGGCCGACTACTACGCGCAGCGCGCCGGCGCCGGCCTGATCGTCTCCGAGGGCATCGCGCCGAGCGTGCGCGGCCAGCTCTTCCTCAACGAACCCGGACTGTTCACCGAGGAGCAGATCGCGGGCTGGAGGCGGGTGACCGACGCCGTGCACGCGGCCGACGGCCGCATCTTCGCGCAGATCATGCACGCCGGACGCAACGGACACCCGGCCAACCGGCTCGACGGCGGCACCCCCGAGGCGCCGTCGGCGGTCGCGACCACCCGGCCGCTGCACACCCTCGGCGGCAAGGTCGACCCGGTCACACCGCGCGCGATGACCACCGCCGACATCCGCACGACGATCGACGACCACGCCGACGCGGCCCGCGCCGCGCTGCGCGCCGGGTTCGACGGCGTGGAGATCCACAGCGCCAACGGCTACCTTGCGCACCAGTTCCTCGCCGACAACACCAACGTCCGCACCGACGCCTACGGGGGCGGCCCGGCCGACCGCGCCCGCTTCGCCATCGAGCTCACCGAGGCCGTCGCCGACGCCGTCGGCGCGGACCGGGTGGGACTGCGCGTCGCGCCGGGCAACCCGGAGAACGAGCTCGTCGAGGCCGACCCCGCCCCCGTGTACCGCGCCCTGCTCGCCGCCGTCGACCCGCTGGGCCTGGCCTACCTGCACGTCACCGACGACCCCGGCTACCCCGCCCTGGACGACCTGCGGCCGCGGTGGAGTGGGACGCTCATCGGCAACACCGGCGAGCACGAGGAGACCACGCGGGAGTCGGCGGAGCGGCTGATCCGGGAGGACCGCGCCGACCTGGTCTCGTTCGGGCGCCCGTTCATCTCCAACCCCGACCTTCCCGCGCGTATCGCCGACGGTGTGCCGTGGGCCCCGATCCGGGAGAAGAACTTCCACTACACGTCGGGGCCGCGGGGCTACGTCGACTACCCGGCCGCCCCTCGGAAGGCGGTCGCCGGATAG
- a CDS encoding MerR family transcriptional regulator, which translates to MRIGELSRRTGVSERSLRYYEEQGLLVARRTAGGHREYSDAAVERVERIQCLYAAGVNSSGIYELLPCMYAQERGDPAPDLLDSLARERGRISAMIDRLAASRDLLDEVIASASARSSPRSG; encoded by the coding sequence GTGCGCATCGGGGAGCTGTCGCGCCGCACCGGGGTCAGTGAGCGGTCGCTGCGCTACTACGAGGAGCAGGGCCTGCTGGTGGCGCGGCGTACCGCCGGGGGCCACCGCGAGTACTCCGACGCCGCGGTGGAACGCGTCGAGCGCATCCAGTGCCTGTACGCCGCCGGAGTGAACAGCTCCGGCATCTATGAGCTGCTGCCCTGCATGTACGCCCAGGAGCGCGGTGACCCCGCGCCGGACCTCCTCGACTCCCTCGCCCGGGAGCGGGGGCGCATCTCGGCGATGATCGACCGGCTCGCGGCCTCGCGCGATCTGCTGGACGAGGTCATCGCGTCCGCCTCGGCGCGCTCGTCGCCGCGCTCCGGCTGA